GTTCATTTGATGACAATTGACAAGCTAAGAATGGGTATTTTGAGGATGGTAGCTCCGTTCTagagaccaaaaaaaattaacttctcTCGTTTTTTATTCTCTATCTCAGTGAAGACGAGCAAAAATGAAGAAGGTTGTACATCTCTGTATCCGGCTGTGACCATTCCTTTGAAGGTTGGCTCGGATGTGAATGCAATTGTTAGGTTCTTTATGTTTGATCGAATCTGCGACATGTACTTGGCAAAACAAGGTAACCATCTCCAGatatcaattttgaagaaaatgctCAATGCAACTTTGGTTggaacttttagaaaatttacaCTTACGCTAAAAAGGGGGCACTAGGAGGTTTCGCACGATGAGTCCAAGTGGGTATTCCAAGATTTGTGCCCCCAGAAAATTTTTAAGGATCAGTCGAACGGGTACCTTGTTGTCGACGCTTGCATTTTTGGAGTGGAGGTTTTCATCATCAAGAACTTTGGCATAGGTGAATGTCTAACACTAATTAAGGGTACATTCTCACGGACACGTGAATGGAAGATAGCAAATTTCTCAAGTTTGGTAGAACAATCCTGCtagtctaaaatatttttttgctaGAGATTAGATatcataacttaaaattttttgCTAGAGATTAGATATCATAActtaaatttcttaaatatgTTAAGTTTCTATAGGAATGATATCTTTGGCGTTTGCTTATAGATTTGTTTCATACGAGACCaagattttccaaaagaatcgcggtccatatcaataaaaatcaaaagacgTGGTGCCACATTTAATAGAAGGATAACATTGCAACGAAtttcaaaaaaccaaaaagaagaagaagaagtaggtAACGGATTGAATTGATGATCGAGCCAAAGGTTACAACAAGTGGGGTGGTTCGATCATCAAATAAATGGAGACTTATAAGACAATTCCAATGACTTCACACGAAGAATAAATGTTGGGTCGTGGGGCCTCTTGTCTGCACTCGACTTATACTAAAATATGTGATTTGAATTCCTTAAAAATGACACTATACTATTTGTCCTTCAAATTGGATTTTGCCTTGTTAAATATTTAATAAACTATAAATAAGTCATATTATGGGCAAACTGccttatcaaaaaaagaaataaaatattataaattatacATGCCATAGATAAACAAATTATTGCTTTTCATTGGACTTTTGACGTTTTATTCCTAAaacaaattttcatgatttcttTGTAATCATCCATCATATATGGCCCCGCTaaggaaaaaattatgaacGATCCCCAATTTTGAATCAGTAAAATTGCAAAACTTGAAAAGGCTTCATTACAAAATGTCATCTCTTTAACTAAAAGTaccaatttaaatatttttttgggataatcgCTCAAAATTCCTTGTAAAGTTTGAACTTTAACAATGCTTCACGATAGACTgttaaaaagtaaatattatCTCTCTTAACTTTGACAATTTTGGGTTATGGCACTTTTGGGAACACTTCTATAACgtcattaatataatttaagagGGTGGGGAGGGGGGCGGACACGCTGTCAATGGAGCTAAAACAATGCAgcaaaattattttgataagaaaaacgaggtaattatttttacttccctatttctctgtttctttgttcTCTAGAACtgttttggaataaaatccgtttggtaacgcaatttgatttttcaatttctgttccaaaaatagatttaaaaaaaaaatcagaagtcTTCTCAATTTTTAGCGAAAATCAATTTCGGTTacataaattttgttatttgcacTCTTAATAAttatgtaaataaaataaaataaaaaatcagcgAATGCAATTAAAGTTAGAGTTGACGAGGCGgtttcaaaatttaagaaagGTTGTGCAATCATGCCTAAAATCGAGGAAAGAATCCGTAACTTTTCAAAAAGTCAGGATTACGATCCAATGGGAAGGTGGCAAATTTGGGAGATTTTGAGCGGTCAACTTTCTTGATGATTTTCTCCGAACGAAGCGACTGAATCTTGGGAAACCCTAAAAAAAAGCAGTCTTTTTCTTCCATATCTCTCACTCCATCAAAGACCTTCGGAGCCATCAAGCATCATCTGTGCTGTAGCAACAAGAAGAATCACACTATgtcaaagagaaagaaagaagcaacGGATTCAAATGCTGCTAGAGTGGGCGACGAACATGATGGTACCGTTTCCCTCCTTGAGTTTCTCCCAGAAACAACAAATGATAATCAACAAGTGGAATTTGTCCCAAGTAAAACAATATAGTTCATGTGCTGCATGAGTCTCTCTCTTGCTGGTGGTTAAAAGATTTTCGATGTACTAGGATTTTCCAATTGTTACATGAATAACTTGGAGTCTCGGGTATAATTTGCACTAGGGATTAAAGTAAGAACTTGTCGGTTGATCggtttcttctgttttttttttttttttcaatccagTACTGTCGACAGAGCTTAGATATGTTGTGCCAGCACATTTTGTGCTCAAGATTAAGTCTTTCTCTTTGTTCGCGAAGAAAAACATGGAGAAGTATGAATCTGGCGAGTTCGAAGCAGGAGGATATAAATGGTTCGTTTCTGTTCTCTCCAGTCTCTACCTCACTCTAACATTCGAAGGCATAAAAGAACTATATACGCTGGTTTAACGTCAGGTGGCCGAAAAACATCGGTCAACTAACTTTTGAAGAGAATGAACATAATATAGAATCCTATGGCTATGCCCCAAGTTTGGGCCTTTCTTTCAGAGGATGGTTTATATACTTTACAGGCATTAATTTCTGTTACTGCTAAGAGCCTGGTGTTTGGACCCTTTGTAGTTTCGTATATTTATCCAAAGTAAggtaacatttttttctaagatAAAGAGATCGTTGTGAGATTATATGTCGCTTCAGTAATCAGAAGTTGAAATACTTCAAAGATTCTAAGAATAATTATGGTCAACTGACGACGGGAGACTTTTCGTGTACATTCCATGATCGGGGAGCATCTTGATTCTGCAGGAAACTGATCCTCTATCCCAATGGAGACAAGAGCCGAAACGGAGAAGATCACGTCTCGGTATATCTGGCGGCATCTGGGATGAGTCCTTTTCAACTTGGTTCGGAGATCCACGCGGTCGTCAGGCTCTCCGTGCATGATCAAACCTGCGATAGATACTTCACTGTACAAGGTAAAAGATCTGTAACAGCAGCCCGAAAAGCAAAGATATTGTCACCTTCTGAACACTAATAAGGAATTGACGGAACTTTGCTTGTGAAATGAAGGGAGAGTCGCGAGGTTTCACGCGTTGAAAACCGAATGGGGGGTTCCGAGATACATGTCTCTGAAAACTTTCACCAACCCATCGAATGGGTACCTCGTGGATGACACCTGTGTCTTCGGAGTGGAGGTTTTCGTCATCAAGAGCTCAGGAGTTGGCGAATGTTTGATGCTGAAAGAGAGCGCATCATACACTCACGAATGGAGGATATCGAGGCTGTCGAGCCTGGGGGATGAATCTTTCTCTGATGTGTTCGCTGCTGGAGACCACAAATGGTAACTTCAAATTACAAACTTTTTTTCAATGACAACTCTTGCTCTTGCGCATATTTACTTTTTACCTTTCTATTGCTactactttttcattttcttccccaGGAAGGTGACGCTGTTCCCGAGGGGTGATTTGGCTAACAGAGGCCAATGCCTTTCGATGTATCTCGTTCTAGTTGATGCGAACAATCTGGCTTCTGGGCAGAAAATGAACGTCAAATTCATCCTTCGATTAAAAGACCAAAACAACATTTTACGCGGTCAGCAAGGTAAGTGCTTGTTCTCAGGAGTGGGATGAGAGGTCCACTTCAAGGCCATTGTCATTAGTAGCGAAAACAGAAAGTCCAGAGTGATTCACAATGTCAACTGCACGATGAGCTTTGCTCTCGCCACAGCACACCGCTAAATAAATTGCACCCGTTAATGAGTAGAGAATTTGGTTTGTTCATGTAGTCCGTATAGTTAGAAACCGCTGAAATCTCTTAATGTTTCCAGACTTTAATTTTCTGCCCTCTTGCTCTTGTCCTTGCCATTTTGCAGTTTGTACTACTGTATGGTTGAGTAGCTCCGCCACGAGCTGGGGTTGGCCTACTTTCATGCCGCTGACAACGGTTGGGAAATGCTTGATGGATGATTCATGTGTCATTGAAGCCGAAGTCATGGTGCTCGGAACAGTTAGCAAATTGCCATGACAGAAATGTCATGTACTGGATGTGTTCACAATCAAACAATCATCGTTAGTTCTTTTCCCGTGACATATAATATATGGATTGGATGTGCTCGTTGCTGATGCTAAATTTTAGTTGACAAAACTAGGGCGTACATTTATGTagagataaataaatgaataaagagTAAAAAGAACAAAGGCTCAATTCGGTCTTGGTCCAATTTGTGCAGCCCGCGAGAACACCCTTTAACCCAACTCACATCATATTATTTTACCACACTGTTCTATTATCACATTAGATTGACGTGTGGTTTTCATTGTAGCTCATGGGATCATGTCCCGGGCTTATAACAAGTCATGTAATATATTTTACCTGACTTGTATAGAGtttactttttaaaatccaCTCTTATCTTTCATTATCTCTCTGATGTGTTGTTTTGAATTCCTCATATGGcattcatgttttgaattttcagttttgttCAACAATTAGGATACACTTTAGGAGTGACTTAAATTGAATATCCATGCATGAACACTTGGTAAAAAGAACCTTATGATTTTACATTTCGACGGAATCACATGAACCactttttagataaaaaaatttagtttaggTATTGAAGagcactaattaattaatttgtgtAATCAAGTTTCTAAATTTAGGAGCTGTAGTTCATAAGAAGTTGAGCATATTTTCATGGGTCCCTTATAGAATAGAATCCTATCTTTAGAtcaatcaaatttgaattttttaacatCGCGCACGGTAAGGGTCTGGAGAAACTCATGCTGAATGAGATCGCAAATCTTGAATGGAGGCGATGCTAGTTTATGCTCAATAATTTGCTAAAGTCGCTTCTCCAAGTCCCACTTTGGGAGGGTCGCGACAGTGTTCTTATAGTAATTCTTTTGCACCCAACGCTACATCTAGCTAGGTTCTCGCAGACATTGTCATAAGTATTGTCGATACTCCTTATTAAATAAGTTGCAATAATTAGCATTTTCGGCGTGAGTCTCCATATGGCAGAGACGAAAGTGCATTTTCAAACTTCTCTTGATGTTACATAAAAAGTAGAATTAGTTAGATTGCATAtgacaaattataaaaatggtCTTGGTAACGAGTGCCTCTTGGACATTGATTAACCATAATTAGTAATGAAATGTTTTCACTTTTAATGCAGTGACCGTGCTTAAAGCAGGAAAGATTGTGCTTTggtaattaaaatttttatatatttgaatgtTTGATAAAAGTCCATAGGGCAATGTTATCTCATTAAGAATagcaaatatataaaatattgtGACTTCTTAAGGTCATGgtgcaaaaaaaatataaaccaaaaaagaaacacatatAGTTTACATATGtactataatttttattttttttatccgGTCAAGATTGAAATTGGAGGGCTAATGGGGGTTACTGCATTTTCGCCTAAgcacaggaaaagaaaaggaattttgaTCATCTTAATTTGATCACTACATTTCTTTCCCAAAAAACGAAGCGACCGAatcttggaaaaagaagaagaagaagcctaTTTAGATTAAGTAGCACTGATATTGACacatgacacgacacgatacAACATGCCGATATGTCGTTTTTAAAAatatagagaattccgacacgttgaaacgagttgtatattaaatatatatttatatatattacattataattaatttgaatcaaattcatcaataaataaataattgaaaaaaccTAGAATAAATATACACTAAAACaattaatccatcatttattaacatcattcattgtttcaatttgataaattcaactttatttcaataattcataaaacttgaagaaaaaaatccatattttgGACTCACATGTTAAATATGTTGAAAGTGGAGAAAAAAACCTTAAAGGGTGAAAGTGGGAGtcagaagagaaaagaatactatacttttattatttatttatttattattcttattattgtgttttattttttccccacacacacacacacacatatatatattgacctctcatttattgaatttttaaaattgacatcgaTATCGGAATCACGTGTTAGAAACTTATATATCGTAATTTTGACACTCGAGTGTCAAGAAAGTTGATCAGTTGTTAGATTTTTGGATATGTGTTGACTGATTGTCGAAGAGTGTTTGTGAGTGTTGAACACATGTCGGTCATCCGACATGACATCCTTCTTCCATTTAATACGAAACACCCCTGACCAAAAACCATCAAGAATCACCATAATTTGAATTCCTAGAAGCTGAAGAAAcgagaaatattaaaaaaataaaatagatttttttattgagttaaaattatgaaaaatctcaaatttataataactttatttcaaattaatttatgactataaaaaaattccaaacaagTACATCTTCGagaatttattataaattaatttttttggtcatagaaaactaaaaattgatacatttgtaacaattttattatttccttaattttctttaaattgtattaatataacaaaaaaaaatcacaaaatgacTTTAAATTAGTACACCGCTCAATTGTTACGTGTCATTTAATTCAGTAGTTTGTCGatgaaatttaatggaaattgatggaatgataaatttgtcacatgtggtGGCCAAGTTTGGACTAAGTCATTAGTGTACTAATTCGGGTTTTTTTAATGGTAATCACccattattttttcgaaaatagtGAAATGGAACCAAGCCGATGATGGCACGTGGGTTCGCATTtagtttttataaatatatataatacatGCTTTATAAATCGAGAATCAGCACAGAGAAAAGAAGGGAACTTTGAATATGAATCGATTCGAACTACAGTCTCGATTCTCTACCTCTCTGCTTCCTCAATGAGGAGTTCCTCGGAACGGAGCGACTGAATCttggaaaaccaaaaaaaaaaaaaaaaagtcttttttctTCCATGTCTCTCACTCCACAAAAGACCAAGCATCATCGGTACTGTAGCTACTGGAAGAACCATACGATgctaaagagaaagaaagaagcaaaggatTCAAATGTTGCTGAAGTGGGCAACGAACATGGAGGCAGCATTTCCCTTTTTTAGTTCCTCCCAAAagcaagaaatgaaaatgaactcGTGGAATTTTATGGCGTGACGATGCGTCTATTGATCTTCTTCAGTTgatctctttttccctttcggggttgttgttgttgttgttgtttccCCGTTGGTGATTTTTGAGGGGTTTTAACTGAGCAGAGATAACTACGGAGACTGGTGCGGCTCGCCGCGAATAGGTAGTACGAGCTCGGTCGTACCTGTCCGCCGCCGTTCCGCCTTGCATCTCGACCCGAGCGGCCCGACGCCGGTTGCTGCTCGCCGCCGCTCCCCCGTCCGGGCCAAGCCGTTGCTCGCCGCTGCTACCCCCCCCTCAGCCCGGGACATCCTCCCATCCACGGCTGCGGCCGCGCGAGGGCAGGTTTGAAGTCGGGTTGCGCGAGTCGCCTCGGGCTAGGGGTTTCACTCGTGGGTCACGAACCAGGGCTGTTGTGGGTCGCAAACCGGGTAGGGCTCCTGCTAATTTGGGCCAAAAAGTGTGGGTTTTGCAAAATGTATGGGTTTGTCTTGTGGGCTAGGCGTTTTATAAAAAAGGGGAATGAGGCGCAGTCTGGGCCCGTGTTCTAGGCCCATCCGGGCCAGCCGCTGGCGACCCGGGTCGGCCCCAAGCTCCCAACTCGGGAATCCGACCGGGTCGTTTCTAATAATATTATAAcattataataattaataagtaataatagaaaaataaaaaataatttattttcagaaaataaaagaaaatcagaatATCCCATGTTTTctcaaaaagccaaaaaaaaaaaaaaatcaggataagccaaaaaatgatttatattttcaaagaagataaaaaaatccaaaaaatgcatttcatgttccaaaaaatagaaaaagaccaaaaaatgtttttcctccacaaatgcatggaaaattccttgaaaatccaaaaagcttCAGGGcttaaataagattaggtaccgtaagggtattagtgattaactagtgtaatcaagtccccgatcctaatttctctgatTGTGTAGAAGCGAATATTCCTCCCAATACTTTGCTTAGGTTTTTttaatcaacccaccaaaatttaattagtggcaaatcatttttaaaattaacttacagttaaaaaaaatcaaaccattaagtcgtgaattggtgggcttgggagagcttggACTGAGCCCAATAGACCTAATCAAACCATTAGCCTTCGTAGGCATCCCTAATCGGGCTctgagaaaaaagaggtcgcaacACACTAATGACAAACGGATGGTAAAACCTTAAATCAATAAACCCATTAACTATTATGTATATCCAACTTAGCAACTTAAAGGTACagtttaatgaaaactaacaaaaatgtaaatttgtcgcaagtgtactagtttaaggTTTATGTTTGTGGTGACGTAAATCCCACCTGACAATTCATAAATTAAGAATTCTCACAACAATAGGGTCTActcgataaaaaaaataataatttgggaTAACTTTATAACATATATACccgtttagagttttttgtgagTCTCTAAGAACCACATTGTACATTAGATTAACGTTCAGgaactacattgaacaaattaaaagttctggaACCAAATTGCAAATTGGGCCAAAGTTCAAGGACTGTTTGTTTCATTATCCCCAACCTTATCTATAAGGAAATTGAATAGaaacaaatcagaaaaaaaacaATCTAAATAATCGACTTGTGGATGCTGTATTTGATGTGTTATCTCCTTACTCATAGGTAGAAGCACGACACGCGAGAAAATCGAAGGGAAACCTGGGACAATTAAGAATCACCACCATGAGTGATTTAGGGTCGAGTTTCACTTTGGAAGCACCACCTCCCACAACATCTTCTGGAACGTCTTGCGGAGAGGCAGCGGTGGAAGCGGTGTCCTCAATGCCACATTTACGTGGAGTGCAGTGGAGGTCGCAAGAACATTGTGTGCAGGTAAACTCCTCAGATTAACTTAGGTTTGATGTTTCCTAAATAGTTAATTCTACCAATGTTTCTCCCCCCGTCGCATCTCTTGCTTCGACTTGAATAAATAACAAGGCTTCTTATTCCCTCGAGTCCTAACGTGCTCTTTCAGCTTTAGGATAATTTAAATAA
The sequence above is drawn from the Eucalyptus grandis isolate ANBG69807.140 chromosome 11, ASM1654582v1, whole genome shotgun sequence genome and encodes:
- the LOC104424649 gene encoding MATH domain and coiled-coil domain-containing protein At3g58200 isoform X2, with product MSLKTFTNPSNGYLVDDTCVFGVEVFVIKSSGVGECLMLKESASYTHEWRISRLSSLGDESFSDVFAAGDHKWKVTLFPRGDLANRGQCLSMYLVLVDANNLASGQKMNVKFILRLKDQNNILRGQQAGTVWLSSSAMGWGWPTFMPLKTVGKCLMDDSCVIEAEVTVLGTVSKLP
- the LOC104424649 gene encoding MATH domain and coiled-coil domain-containing protein At3g58200 isoform X1, which translates into the protein MSLKTFTNPSNGYLVDDTCVFGVEVFVIKSSGVGECLMLKESASYTHEWRISRLSSLGDESFSDVFAAGDHKWKVTLFPRGDLANRGQCLSMYLVLVDANNLASGQKMNVKFILRLKDQNNILRGQQVCTTVWLSSSATSWGWPTFMPLTTVGKCLMDDSCVIEAEVMVLGTVSKLP